The following proteins are encoded in a genomic region of Primulina huaijiensis isolate GDHJ02 chromosome 3, ASM1229523v2, whole genome shotgun sequence:
- the LOC140972570 gene encoding uncharacterized protein — MTVVQYSSKFHSLGTYSPTIMGDEALEIHRFKKGLNSRIQSALVVIEPNSFDELMGAAIRAENDIKRREGENKLKRPQSSQYQPGQQFKKLRFSSNQFISSPAKGTTPSQSSKEGVKCQTCGFTHIGECRRNSGACFRCGNMDHRIAQCPLPDPRNGPAGGTTPNKPKKNKPNARVYAVTQEEADNSNDVVADTILINNIPAYVLFDYGVTHSFMSKRFAKNLGAKPDNLEEPYRVATPANRILETRTLYRDIGVLIDNQSFKANLIQLNMV, encoded by the coding sequence ATGACAGTGGTGCAGTATTCATCCAAGTTCCACTCATTGGGAACTTACTCCCCAACCATCATGGGAGACGAGGCCTTAGAGATACATCGCTTCAAGAAGGGATTGAACAGCCGGATTCAATCTGCCCTTGTCGTTATCGAGCCCAAcagttttgatgaattgatggGAGCCGCCATCAGGGCTGAGAATGACATTAAGAGGCGTGAAGGTGAGAACAAACTCAAACGTCCTCAGTCAAGCCAGTACCAACCAGGTCAACAATTCAAGAAGCTTAGGTTTTCAAGTAACCAATTCATCAGTTCTCCAGCTAAAGGAACCACTCCTTCTCAATCAAGCAAAGAGGGAGTCAAGTGCCAAACTTGTGGATTCACTCACATTGGTGAATGCCGTAGGAATTCTGGAGCTTGTTTTCGTTGTGGAAATATGGACCATCGCATTGCTCAATGCCCTCTTCCAGATCCAAGGAATGGTCCAGCAGGTGGAACAACACCAAACAAGCCTAAAAAGAACAAGCCAAATGCTCGAGTCTATGCTGTCACTCAAGAAGAGGCTGACAACTCCAATGATGTCGTAGCTGATaccattttaattaataatataccTGCTTATGTGTTATTTGATTATGGTGTTACGCATTCATTCATGTCTAAGAGATTTGCCAAAAATTTAGGAGCTAAACCTGATAACTTAGAAGAACCATATAGAGTAGCAACTCCTGCAAATCGAATTTTAGAAACTCGCACTCTATATCGGGATATTGGTGTTCTCATAGATAATCAGAGTTTCAAGGCAAACCTGATTCAACTAAACATGGTGTAA